From one Pseudomonas sp. S35 genomic stretch:
- a CDS encoding LysR family transcriptional regulator, with protein MQLPDMNLLVALDALLDEGSVVGAARRMNLSPAAMSRTLTRIREAVGDPILVRAGRGLVPTPKALQLQGQVRNVVEQAALLFRSADQVDLSTLCRRFSVRANDFFIGVYGGRLFDTLERVAPLCELCFVPEGDTDDEALREGRLDLRVSNTMPASPEVKVQNLFSTTFVGLARQDHPLFDEEITAARFASYSHISISRRGIARGPIDTALNAQGLERRVAMIAPGFHGAMFMLPDSDLILPVPKEALYSANRLKLPLRAFPLPISLPTLVLAQSWHPRFDKDPAHKWLRETMRESCHATWLQAQPT; from the coding sequence ATGCAACTACCGGATATGAACCTGCTGGTCGCCCTTGACGCCTTGCTCGACGAGGGCAGTGTGGTGGGCGCCGCACGGCGGATGAACCTCAGCCCGGCGGCCATGAGCCGCACCCTCACGCGCATTCGCGAGGCCGTGGGCGACCCGATCCTGGTGCGTGCCGGTCGCGGCCTTGTGCCCACGCCCAAGGCCCTGCAACTGCAAGGCCAGGTGCGCAACGTGGTGGAACAGGCGGCGCTGCTGTTTCGCTCGGCCGACCAAGTGGATCTGAGCACGTTGTGCCGCCGTTTCAGCGTGCGCGCCAATGACTTTTTCATCGGCGTGTATGGCGGTCGCCTGTTCGACACCCTGGAGCGCGTGGCGCCGCTGTGCGAGCTGTGTTTCGTGCCCGAGGGCGACACCGACGACGAAGCGTTGCGCGAAGGCCGCCTGGACTTGCGCGTGAGCAACACCATGCCGGCCAGTCCCGAGGTCAAGGTGCAGAACCTGTTTTCCACCACCTTCGTCGGCCTGGCACGGCAGGACCACCCGTTGTTCGACGAAGAGATCACCGCCGCACGTTTCGCCAGTTATTCCCATATCAGCATTTCGCGGCGCGGCATCGCCCGTGGGCCGATCGACACCGCGCTCAATGCCCAGGGCCTGGAGCGCCGAGTGGCGATGATCGCTCCAGGGTTTCACGGCGCGATGTTCATGCTGCCCGACTCCGACCTGATCCTGCCGGTGCCCAAGGAAGCGCTCTACAGCGCCAACCGCCTGAAGCTGCCCCTGCGCGCCTTCCCATTGCCGATCTCCTTGCCGACCCTGGTCTTGGCCCAATCCTGGCATCCGCGTTTCGACAAGGACCCGGCGCACAAATGGCTGCGTGAGACGATGCGCGAAAGTTGCCACGCCACCTGGCTGCAAGCCCAGCCGACCTGA
- a CDS encoding MFS transporter: MTSLAAPALEAAAKPAAMTPPVFGPRIIIGLVGVLLAVLVSGLNEMVTKVALADIRGALYIGFDEGTWLVAAYTATSVAAMAFAPWCSVTFSLRRFTLCAIGLFTVLGILCPFAPNYESLLLLRTVQGLAGGALPPMLMTVALRFLPANVKLYGLAGYALTATFGPSLGTPLAALWTEYVGWQWAFWQIVAPCLLAMAAVAYGLPQDPLRLERFKQFNWRGLLLGFPAICMLVIGILQGNRLDWFESGLITFLLSGGALLLVLFMLNEWSHPMPFFKLQMLGLRNLSFALIVLAGVLMVLTSVIIIPSSFLAQVQGYRPLQTAPVMLLMALPQLIALPLVAALCNLRWVDCRWVLGIGLSMLVLCCIGSAHLTSAWIRDDFYGLYLLQIFGQPMAVLPLLMLSTGSIQPQDGPFASAWFNTVKGLAAVVATGVLDALTTQRLHFHSTMLVDRLGNSPLADVDAPGLAHRLHEQAVVLTSSDLYYVMGGVAVALILLIFWMPTRIFPPRAPT, translated from the coding sequence ATGACTTCCCTCGCTGCCCCCGCCCTTGAGGCCGCAGCCAAGCCCGCCGCCATGACCCCGCCCGTATTCGGCCCGCGCATCATCATCGGCCTGGTCGGCGTGTTGCTGGCAGTGCTGGTATCCGGCCTCAACGAGATGGTCACCAAGGTGGCCCTCGCCGATATCCGCGGTGCGCTGTACATCGGTTTTGACGAAGGCACCTGGCTGGTCGCGGCCTACACCGCCACCTCGGTCGCGGCGATGGCCTTTGCGCCCTGGTGTTCGGTGACGTTTTCCCTGCGTCGCTTCACGCTGTGCGCCATCGGCCTGTTCACCGTGCTGGGCATCCTGTGCCCGTTTGCGCCGAACTACGAAAGCCTGCTGTTGCTGCGTACCGTGCAAGGCCTGGCCGGTGGCGCGCTGCCGCCGATGCTGATGACCGTGGCGCTGCGCTTCCTGCCGGCCAACGTCAAGCTGTATGGCCTGGCCGGCTACGCGCTCACCGCCACCTTCGGCCCGAGCCTCGGCACGCCGTTGGCGGCGCTGTGGACCGAATACGTCGGCTGGCAATGGGCGTTCTGGCAGATCGTCGCGCCGTGCCTGCTGGCGATGGCTGCCGTGGCTTACGGCCTGCCCCAGGACCCGCTGCGCCTGGAGCGCTTCAAGCAGTTCAACTGGCGCGGCCTGCTGCTGGGCTTCCCGGCGATCTGCATGCTGGTGATCGGCATCCTGCAAGGCAATCGGCTGGACTGGTTCGAGTCGGGCCTGATCACCTTTTTGCTGAGTGGCGGCGCGCTGCTGCTGGTGCTGTTCATGCTCAATGAATGGTCGCACCCGATGCCGTTCTTCAAGTTGCAGATGCTCGGCCTGCGCAACCTCTCGTTTGCGTTGATCGTGCTGGCGGGCGTGCTGATGGTGCTGACCTCGGTGATCATCATCCCGTCGAGTTTCCTCGCGCAGGTCCAAGGTTATCGGCCGCTGCAAACCGCGCCCGTGATGCTGCTGATGGCGTTGCCGCAGTTGATCGCGCTGCCGCTGGTGGCCGCGCTGTGCAACCTGCGCTGGGTCGATTGCCGCTGGGTGCTGGGGATCGGCCTGAGCATGCTGGTGCTGTGCTGCATCGGCAGCGCGCACCTCACCTCGGCGTGGATCCGCGATGACTTTTATGGCCTGTACCTGTTGCAGATCTTCGGCCAGCCTATGGCCGTACTGCCGCTGTTGATGCTGTCCACCGGCAGCATTCAGCCGCAGGACGGGCCGTTCGCCTCGGCCTGGTTCAACACCGTCAAAGGCCTGGCCGCCGTGGTCGCCACCGGCGTGCTGGATGCGCTGACCACCCAACGCCTGCACTTTCACTCGACCATGCTGGTGGACCGGCTCGGCAATTCGCCCCTGGCCGACGTTGATGCACCGGGCCTCGCCCATCGGCTGCACGAGCAGGCCGTGGTGCTCACCTCTTCGGACCTCTATTACGTCATGGGCGGTGTCGCCGTGGCGTTGATCCTGCTGATTTTCTGGATGCCCACGCGGATCTTTCCGCCTCGCGCGCCGACCTAG